Proteins from one Sabethes cyaneus chromosome 2, idSabCyanKW18_F2, whole genome shotgun sequence genomic window:
- the LOC128736744 gene encoding THO complex subunit 4-like — protein sequence MTDKIEMSLEDINKSQQPQPGGNRGGVSHSGERGSGPRTRRTHNGSSGGGQPHSNRGPSAGGGGVLRGRNRGGIQRSKNTRGDVNSAWKHASALKHDLRDRLLAAAELRNRNLGIGGPVGQGNTKLMVSNLDFSVSESDINELFADCGPLKSATMHYDRSGRSLGTADVVFERRVDAIKAMKQYNGVPLDGRPMSIQLATSDSPSSRVPRLGGGSAPTRSPRRNVSSGPSRGANRTNHRGGVPRQQQRKKTITAEELDAELDAYFKECV from the coding sequence ATGACAGACAAAATCGAAATGAGTTTGGAAGATATCAACAAATCGCAGCAGCCACAGCCTGGCGGTAATCGTGGAGGAGTCTCTCATTCCGGCGAAAGAGGTAGCGGACCAAGAACAAGGCGTACTCATAATGGATCATCTGGTGGCGGACAACCACATTCGAATCGTGGTCCCTCAGCTGGTGGCGGCGGTGTCCTAAGGGGACGCAACCGAGGCGGAATTCAACGTTCGAAAAACACACGAGGCGATGTGAACAGCGCTTGGAAGCATGCCAGCGCTCTGAAGCATGACTTGCGAGATCGTCTTTTGGCGGCAGCCGAACTTAGGAATAGGAACTTAGGAATAGGAGGACCTGTCGGACAGGGCAACACCAAGCTGATGGTATCAAACCTGGACTTCAGCGTATCAGAGTCTGACATAAACGAACTGTTTGCAGATTGTGGACCTTTAAAAAGCGCAACAATGCATTATGATCGATCGGGTAGATCACTGGGCACAGCAGACGTTGTGTTCGAACGTCGGGTTGACGCAATAAAAGCAATGAAACAGTACAATGGAGTCCCGTTGGATGGACGGCCGATGAGCATACAACTAGCGACCTCGGATAGCCCATCATCTCGCGTACCTCGGCTGGGTGGCGGAAGTGCTCCTACTCGTTCACCACGCAGAAACGTTAGCAGTGGACCGTCAAGAGGAGCCAACCGAACGAACCATCGAGGTGGAGTTCCCCGCCAGCagcaaaggaaaaaaacaataacaGCGGAGGAGTTAGATGCTGAACTAGATGCGTACTTTAAAGAGTGTGTGTGA
- the LOC128736745 gene encoding THO complex subunit 4-like: protein MTDKIEMSLEDIIKSQQPQRGGNRGGVSHSGERGSGPRTRRTHNGSSGGGQPHSNRGPSASGGGVLKGRSRGGIQRSKNSRGDVNSAWKHASALKHDLRDRLLAAAELRNRNLGIGGPVGQGNTKLMVSNLDFGVSESDINELFAGCGPLKSATMHYDRSGRSLGTADVVFERRVDAIKAMKQYNGVPLDGRPMSIQLATSDIPSSHVPRLGGGSAPTRSPRRNVSSGPSRGGNRTNHRGEVPRQQQRKKTITAEELDAELDAYFKECV from the coding sequence ATGACAGACAAAATCGAAATGAGTTTGGAAGATATCATCAAATCGCAGCAGCCACAGCGTGGCGGTAATCGTGGAGGAGTCTCTCATTCCGGCGAAAGAGGTAGCGGACCAAGAACAAGGCGTACTCATAATGGATCATCTGGTGGTGGACAACCACATTCGAATCGTGGTCCCTCAGCTAGTGGCGGCGGTGTCCTAAAGGGACGCAGCCGAGGCGGAATTCAACGTTCGAAAAACTCACGAGGCGATGTAAACAGCGCTTGGAAGCATGCCAGCGCTCTGAAGCATGACTTGCGAGATCGTCTTTTGGCGGCAGCCGAACTTAGGAATAGGAACTTAGGAATAGGAGGACCTGTCGGCCAGGGCAACACCAAGCTGATGGTATCAAACCTGGACTTCGGCGTATCAGAGTCTGACATAAACGAACTGTTTGCAGGTTGTGGACCATTGAAAAGCGCAACAATGCATTATGATCGATCGGGTAGATCACTGGGCACAGCAGACGTTGTGTTCGAACGTCGGGTTGACGCAATAAAAGCAATGAAACAGTACAATGGAGTTCCGTTGGATGGACGGCCGATGAGCATACAACTAGCGACCTCGGATATCCCATCATCTCACGTGCCTCGGCTGGGTGGCGGAAGTGCTCCAACTCGTTCACCACGCAGAAACGTTAGCAGTGGACCGTCAAGAGGAGGCAACCGAACGAATCATCGAGGTGAAGTTCCCCGCCAGCagcaaaggaaaaaaacaataacaGCGGAGGAGTTAGATGCTGAACTAGATGCGTACTTTAAAGAGTGTGTGTGA